The segment GCCTAACACAGACAGCAGCGTAGACGCTGCTATTAACCCTAGCATTACATTAAACTCGTATGTTGTAAATACAGGATAAAGAATTATTAACATAAGCGCTGAAAACAAACAGTGAATTGAAAAAAGTATTAGAATACGTTTTATAATACAAGATTTCAAACGGTTTGTTAATATGCTGGTTAACATCTGCCTCAACATAGATATGCCAAGAGCGATTATAAGAAATAGGAACCCTGGTTTGTAAGCAATCGTAGGATATAATATTATAAGTGCTGCATTTAAAAGTATCGCTACTATGAACAATACTACACCAGCTGCTTTAAATTTAAAAGGCATAAAATTATATGCATGTTTACCATATAAACGGGCAAAAACAACCCAGACTTGCCCCATTAAATAAAGCGCCCCTCCAAACACTATATTCTTTAAAAGATATTCGGATAATACCATTGCTATAAAGAGGTTAAAGAGGTCTAGCATTTTCCCAAGCAAGTTGGCGATAATCAGCTGACTTTCAGAACTAATTTTACCAGAAATCCGCAAATTTTAAGCTCCTAAACTTACAATACGATTTAATTATATACCAGTTTATATTTTGGAACAATTATTTATGATATATAAAAAAAGCAAATTTATGATAGAATATATTGAATAACAAGGTATAATTTAAAATATAAGTGGCAATAATATTAGGTTATACATTTTTTTGGAGGACATAAATGAATAGTGAAAAAGAATTTGAATACAGCGTTCAGCTTTTAGCAGACAATTTTAACGAGACAGGAAAGTTAAAACCAGTCTCTTATCTAAAAATGATGCAGTATGTGACTGAATGCCATTTAAAAAAGTTTAATTTAAATATAGATAAGATGGCTTACAATAATCTGGCGTGGGTGTTGGCAACCATAATAGTCGATATAAAAAATCCACCTACAGGCTGTGATATTATAAAAGGAATTACATGGCATTCAGATACAAGCTGGCCTTATTTCCGCCGAGAATTTAAGTTTTTTAACGAAAACGGGCAAGAAGCCTTTAATGCTGTTAGCTTCTCTGTCCTAATTAATTTACAAAAACGTTGTGTGCTTAGGCGCTCAAATGAAATAGATATAGGTCAGGGTAATAAAGAGTTCACCATTAACGATGCAAAACCTGTTTTAAGAGACATAGAAGAATACGATTTTATTGAAAAGCGTAAAGTATATAACAGTTATATAGACATTCTAGGCCATGTAAACAATACATATTATTGTGACTTTGCTTTTGATACACTTACGGAAGACGAAAAATTAAAAGATATAAAAAGAATAAATATAAACTTTAAAAGTGAGCTTAGACAAGGCGATGTCTTTAGCATATATAAAGGCAGAGATGGCAACGTTACCTATTTTAGAGGAATACGTGAAGAAGATGAAAAGAAATCTTTCAGCATAGCTTTTACTTTTGCGTAAGGGTATTTAGGAGGATATGAATAGTACATTTGAATATCAAATGCAGGGCGTTAAGTTTTATTGATAAATGCCATTATAAGTCGTATAATTAAACAGTGTGAAGATGGTAATCAGTAAAGGCAGCCTTTTGAACGTGGACTTTTATCTTGATATTATCATATGCCCTATATCTTGCAGGATATGTAAAAATGGCTATGATTTAAGTCAATAATACTATTGTAAAATACGGGTTACAGCCCGTTTAAAAGATTATATAAAGGTGTAGATTATGATAATATGTATTACTAATAGGTCTATTTGCAAAGGAGATTTTTTAAAGAGAATCGAGGAAATAGCTAAAGCAAAGCCACATGCCATTGTGCTTCGCGAAAAGGATTTGTCTCACGAGGAGTATCAAACCCTTGCTGAAAAATGCAAAAAAATTGTAGATAAGTATAATACGTCATTTATAGTCCACTCTGATTTAGAAGCAGCGAAAAATTTAGGTATTAAGAAGATTCATCTTCCTATGAACATGGTATTTAAGCATCAAAATGAGATTAAAAATTTTGAGACAGTCGGTGTTTCCGTCCATTCAGTTGAAGATGCGAAAATAGCTGAGAAGCTGGGTGCAACTTATTTGATTGCGGGACATATTTTTGTTACAGGTACAAAAAAAGACGTTGCACCAAGGGGAATAAAATTTTTGAAAGATGTTTGCAGCGCCGTTTCTATACCGGTGTTTGCTATAGGCGGGATTACTAAAGAAAATATTGCACAGCTCAGAAAAGTAGGAGCTGCCGGAGGAGGTATAATGTCTGCTATCATGACATGCGATTCTGTTGAAGATACGCTTAAGAAATTTATAAGTGCGTCTAGCATATGTTATGTTGTCGGTGCGGGGTGTTTTTTCAAACACGATTTTAAACCGGAAACAAATGATTATATAATCGCTGCAGATGGCGGTTTTAAATATCTAAGCGAGATAGGAATACATCCAGACCTAATTATCGGGGATTTTGACTCTGTGTCTAAAAAACCAAAACACGATAATATCATAACGCTGAAAGCAGAAAAAGATGATACAGATATGATGCTGGCTTTAAAAGAAGGTCTTGCCAAGGGCTATAAAACGTTTCATATATACGGTGGGACAGGGGACAGGCCGGAGCACACGCTTGCAAATGTTCAGGCACTCGCATACCTTTCAAAAAAAGATGCCAGAGGGTTCTTGTTTGGTGAAAATAGGGTAACTACTGTAATTACTAACGGCGAAATTAACTTTGATGATGATAAAGAAGGCTACATATCAGTTTTTTCGTATTCTGACAAATCTAGAGGCGTTAACTTAAGCGGGCTTAAATATGAACTAAAAGATAAAACTATTTTAAACGATATGCCAATTGGCGTAAGCAATGAATTCATAGGCAAAAAAAGCAAGATTTCAGTTGAAAACGGTACTATACTTGTAATCTGGGGCACAGATAGCGATGCCTGATTTTAAAGCAGCTATTTTTGACCTGGATGGAACGATACTAGATTCAATGTGGCTGTGGGATAAAATAGATGTAGATTTTTTTGCTAAACGCGACATAACGATCACTGATGATTACTCAAAGGAGATAAGCGCTAAAAGTTTTAGAGAGACGGCCGAATACACAATCAGGTATTTCCATTTAGATGAAACGGCAGAAGATGTAATGGATGAATGGGCTAATATGGCTATTTATGAGTACACTCATAATGTGAGGCTAAAGCCATATGCAAAGGATTATCTGCTTTTCTTAAAGAAAGAAGGCATTAAATTAGGAGCTGCAACAAGTTTAACCAAGGCATTATACGAAGTGGCACTTAAAAACAACGGAATACTTGATTTATTCGATGCGATAACCTCGGCTGACGAAGTAAAACGCGGTAAAGAATTCCCAGATATCTATATACTTGCAGCTAAGAAGATAGATACTATGCCTAAAGACTGTATAGTATATGACGACATTTTAAATGCCATTGCTGCGATAAAAAGTGCAGGCATGAAAGCGTGCGGGGTTTACGATAAACTGTCTAGGCAGGATATAGATCTTATGAAAAAAATTTCAGATATGTTTATTTACAGCTTTGAAGAGCTTTTGAATAATTAGTTTTAAGTGAAACAGGAAACATTTGCTTTTCTGTTTTTTTTTGAGTGAATCATATTATAAAGTCTTGACATTGGCCAAATTATTCCCTATAATACCATACAAAGGGAATGATAAGGAGTATTTATGAACGAGAAATATTATACTGTGGATCAAATATCAAACATGCTAAACTTGCATCCAAAAACTATTAGGCGGTATATCAGGGAAGGAAAATTGAGGGCAAACAAGGTGGGGAAAAGCTGGCTTGTTACAGGGCATGATCTAAGTATATTTACAGAAGGCAGCAATGTTTCAAAAAGAACGGAGGCTAAGACATATAGGATAAAGATATCGGCCGTGGCAGATATAGACGTTTACGATATGGATGAGGCTATGGACTTAGTTAATATGCTAACAGCATCTTTGAATTGCAAGCCTGCGGAATATGGAATGTCTACTATGAGCGCTCAATTTATAGAGACGGAATCAAAAGTCAGGATAATGCTTTACGGGAATGTTAAATTTATTGAAGCGATGATGGGATTTATAGCTGCTTATAATGAAAAAGGTGAAGGAGAATGAAAATAAAAAATATAAATGATATATTAATAGCCGTAATAGAAAAAAATGAAATGATAAACGGCATACAAGATATTCTAGATATAATGGCGACGGCACAATATAATGATTGCACCGGTATAGCTGTTTATAAGGAAAGCTTAGGAGAAAAATTCTTCGAGTTAAGGACGGGATACGCAGGGGAGATTCTCCAAAAATTTTCAAACTATAATATGAAAATAGCGATCATAGGTGATTTTAGCGTTTATAAAAGCAAAAGCTTAAAAGATTTTATCTATGAAAGCAACAAGGGCAACAGGGTATTTTTCAAAAGCAACTTAGAAGAGGGATTAAATGCATTTTAGAATGTTTTTATAATACGGTTGGTTATACTTTAAATTAAGGCTTAAAAATTTGGCTGTAAAAGTATATGGACGGGCACCAATTTTTGCATTCATTAATACAATAAATTAGAAAATAATTAAAAATAGGAGGCACCTGGTTTATGCTACCTAAAAAAGAATTGCAAGAACTTGCCCGTGTGCTCAAAGTAATGCCCGAATATACCGGCATGGTACAGCAAAGAAAGAAAATAATGTCTGACCAAAGGCTTAACAGAATGATGATAAGCTTCGAAAGGGAATACATATGGCTTTTAAACGCTAATTTGCCAGATGAAGACAAGGCGGCCAGGTTCAAAAAGCTATATTTAAATTATAAGGACTTCCTTAAACAAGAGGAAGTTACAAGCTTTATTGAAGCGACTCATAAATATCAAAAGACTATTTCAGAGTGCATACACTATTTAAACGTATTGCTTGATGTAAGCAATTCAGGAAGAGTATATTAAAAATTTTTCAGTTTACAAAAGAAACAACTACATTACTGATATAAATAAAATGCCCTGCCAGTTAAACGGCAGGGTTTTTTATTTTAAACATTGTTTTTTAAAAGGGCGATGCTATGTTTTCAGCAGCTTCATCGATTTTTGAATCGGCATTTTCTTTTGGCCAATGCAAAATACCCGTTGATATAACCGTGCCTCCTTTTGAGTCGCATAGCTTTTTCATTTGTTTTATAGATCTGTTACCGCCAGTCCAATTATTTGCAAGCGTTTTCGTTACAAAACAAGCAACTTTTTTACCGTTTAAAGGCTCTATCTGATTTAAATAAGCATTAAGCACAGGTGAGATGGAAAAACCTCTTACAGGGGCACCGAAACAGACTGCATCATACGAAGCTAATTTTGGAGGAGAATCTAGTTCGAAGTCTCTTCTTTGGGGATCTTCTTTACCTACCACATTTATTTTTTCCAAGGTAACTGAATGGCCCTTTTCATTTAGTTTTTCTTTCAGCTTTTCAGCCAAGGTGTAAGTGTGCCCTGTTAGAGAATGTACAATTATACCTACATTCATAAAATAAACCCTCCTATCAAAATATATATTTATTATAGCATATCACTTAAATGTATAAAATTTAAAAAAACGCCGACAGAAAAAATATCCATCGACGTTTAAGTTTAGAGCGGGATCCCTAAATTTGTGGTTTATCAGAGCTTGAAGTTAGCTGCATTTTCACCTGTTTTACTACTGTATCGTCAGCCATTGCCGCTGGTTGATAGAAACCTTTAGTCTGAGCAATTTTATAAAGCTCATACTGTGAAGTTTCATCGTTATTTCTGATCTGCTGAATAGTTGACCTAAGCTGTAGATTTGCACATTCAGATATAACCTGAGCATAACTAGCAAGGCTACTTTTCATCATTGCTAATGCGTCGTTTACCATAACTTTTTCTTGCATATTATACCTCCTAACCTAAAAAAGACAGCAATTGCTGTTTAGTTTTTTGAGCATCCTGTGCAGACTTTTGAAAAAATGCTTTTATCTGTGGATCAACGGATTGCTGTGCATAATCCTGCATTTTTTGGTAAGCCGTATCGTGCGCTCCGATAAGGTGCCTTAAACTCTGAAGTTCCATTTGATTTAATTGTGACATAAAATAAGCTCCTTTCATGTTTTTCACATAATTATTATCTTCAACTTTAAATTTAATTATGCAAAAATATCACTGCCGATAATATTTGATAGAAATTAATTATATATATATAAAAGAGAGATAAACCGTAATATTAAAAGATATTTTAAATATTTTGAGATTAAAATTAAAAATTAAGTATTTTTAGAATAATATGCTTTATTAATATAAAAAATATATAATAGAAATTTTAGAAAAAAGGTTTTAAAATTTTTATGTCGAATTATTTTGTTAAAGCTATTGCAAAGT is part of the Eubacteriales bacterium genome and harbors:
- a CDS encoding thioesterase encodes the protein MNSEKEFEYSVQLLADNFNETGKLKPVSYLKMMQYVTECHLKKFNLNIDKMAYNNLAWVLATIIVDIKNPPTGCDIIKGITWHSDTSWPYFRREFKFFNENGQEAFNAVSFSVLINLQKRCVLRRSNEIDIGQGNKEFTINDAKPVLRDIEEYDFIEKRKVYNSYIDILGHVNNTYYCDFAFDTLTEDEKLKDIKRININFKSELRQGDVFSIYKGRDGNVTYFRGIREEDEKKSFSIAFTFA
- a CDS encoding thiamine diphosphokinase — encoded protein: MIICITNRSICKGDFLKRIEEIAKAKPHAIVLREKDLSHEEYQTLAEKCKKIVDKYNTSFIVHSDLEAAKNLGIKKIHLPMNMVFKHQNEIKNFETVGVSVHSVEDAKIAEKLGATYLIAGHIFVTGTKKDVAPRGIKFLKDVCSAVSIPVFAIGGITKENIAQLRKVGAAGGGIMSAIMTCDSVEDTLKKFISASSICYVVGAGCFFKHDFKPETNDYIIAADGGFKYLSEIGIHPDLIIGDFDSVSKKPKHDNIITLKAEKDDTDMMLALKEGLAKGYKTFHIYGGTGDRPEHTLANVQALAYLSKKDARGFLFGENRVTTVITNGEINFDDDKEGYISVFSYSDKSRGVNLSGLKYELKDKTILNDMPIGVSNEFIGKKSKISVENGTILVIWGTDSDA
- a CDS encoding HAD family phosphatase, with translation MPDFKAAIFDLDGTILDSMWLWDKIDVDFFAKRDITITDDYSKEISAKSFRETAEYTIRYFHLDETAEDVMDEWANMAIYEYTHNVRLKPYAKDYLLFLKKEGIKLGAATSLTKALYEVALKNNGILDLFDAITSADEVKRGKEFPDIYILAAKKIDTMPKDCIVYDDILNAIAAIKSAGMKACGVYDKLSRQDIDLMKKISDMFIYSFEELLNN
- a CDS encoding helix-turn-helix domain-containing protein, whose translation is MNEKYYTVDQISNMLNLHPKTIRRYIREGKLRANKVGKSWLVTGHDLSIFTEGSNVSKRTEAKTYRIKISAVADIDVYDMDEAMDLVNMLTASLNCKPAEYGMSTMSAQFIETESKVRIMLYGNVKFIEAMMGFIAAYNEKGEGE
- a CDS encoding DUF4180 domain-containing protein, translated to MKIKNINDILIAVIEKNEMINGIQDILDIMATAQYNDCTGIAVYKESLGEKFFELRTGYAGEILQKFSNYNMKIAIIGDFSVYKSKSLKDFIYESNKGNRVFFKSNLEEGLNAF
- a CDS encoding YlbF family regulator — its product is MLPKKELQELARVLKVMPEYTGMVQQRKKIMSDQRLNRMMISFEREYIWLLNANLPDEDKAARFKKLYLNYKDFLKQEEVTSFIEATHKYQKTISECIHYLNVLLDVSNSGRVY
- a CDS encoding flavodoxin domain-containing protein, with translation MNVGIIVHSLTGHTYTLAEKLKEKLNEKGHSVTLEKINVVGKEDPQRRDFELDSPPKLASYDAVCFGAPVRGFSISPVLNAYLNQIEPLNGKKVACFVTKTLANNWTGGNRSIKQMKKLCDSKGGTVISTGILHWPKENADSKIDEAAENIASPF
- a CDS encoding spore coat protein, which codes for MQEKVMVNDALAMMKSSLASYAQVISECANLQLRSTIQQIRNNDETSQYELYKIAQTKGFYQPAAMADDTVVKQVKMQLTSSSDKPQI